The following nucleotide sequence is from Pseudonocardia abyssalis.
TCCGGCGATCGCCCCATCATCGATCCCCGACCCCGAGGACACTTCGTGCCCAGCACCTTGTTCGACCTCTCCGGCAACACCGCCGTCGTCACTGGCGGCACCAGCGGCATCGGCATCATGGTGGCCCGCGGTCTGCTCGACGCCGGCGCGAAGGTCGTCATCAGCTCACGCAAGCCGGACGGTTGCGCGGCCGCCGTGCGAGAGCTCGCCGATGTCGGCGACGTCCACGCGATCCCCGCCGACCTCAGCAGCGAGGCCGAGTGCGTCCGCCTGGCCGACGAGGTCGCCCGGCAGAGCGGCGGCACCCACATCCTCGTCAACAACGCGGGAGCGAACTGGGCCGCGCCGCTCGCGGAGTTCCCTGCCGCCGCGTGGGACAAGGTGCTCGACCTGAACTTGAAGTCGCCGTTCTTCCTCACGCGGGCCTTCCTGCCTGCGCTGGAAGAGACCGCCACCGGTGACGACCCAGCCCGCGTCATCA
It contains:
- a CDS encoding SDR family oxidoreductase, which produces MPSTLFDLSGNTAVVTGGTSGIGIMVARGLLDAGAKVVISSRKPDGCAAAVRELADVGDVHAIPADLSSEAECVRLADEVARQSGGTHILVNNAGANWAAPLAEFPAAAWDKVLDLNLKSPFFLTRAFLPALEETATGDDPARVINVGSIDGLHVPHMSTYAYSSSKAALHHLTRVLAAELGPRGITVNAVAPGPFASEMMAATLDTDGDRIAAMSPLGRIGRPDDMAGVVTYLASRAGAYVTGAVIPVDGGISTTL